One part of the Corynebacterium sp. CNCTC7651 genome encodes these proteins:
- a CDS encoding tetratricopeptide repeat protein → MADFNQAFTGGAVDLGEVARQAEARRELAGTEFVPFYTVDDATIETHAFERSLQIPVVVLFGSARSAESEVLKADFERLAAGQQGFAVAYVDTDASPQLAQAIGVRAIPTVIALAGGRPVTSFEGGQPADQLEAWVNALVTQLGPQLRGLDSAGNDAGTDTAEPDTDPRLAAATAALQGGDLAQARSLYDAISADPQAPTDLKAAAARGNAAVTVAERVDAAVAERVGGASSSGTAKNPAAETGSDAMAGAGLGANPIAALVGEAEADKGNVEKQMLAADVEVLSGDPEGAFARLLPLVKAEPAAKARLLELFTLFEPGDTRVKAARTQLASALF, encoded by the coding sequence ATGGCAGATTTCAATCAGGCATTTACCGGCGGGGCGGTCGATCTCGGGGAGGTGGCCCGCCAGGCGGAGGCACGCCGCGAGCTCGCCGGCACCGAGTTCGTGCCGTTCTACACGGTCGACGACGCAACGATTGAGACCCACGCCTTCGAGCGCTCCCTCCAGATCCCCGTTGTGGTGCTCTTCGGCAGCGCGCGTTCTGCGGAGTCGGAGGTGCTGAAAGCGGATTTTGAGCGGCTCGCGGCGGGGCAGCAGGGCTTCGCGGTGGCGTATGTGGACACCGACGCGTCGCCGCAGCTGGCGCAGGCCATCGGGGTGCGCGCGATTCCGACGGTGATCGCGCTCGCCGGCGGCCGCCCCGTCACCAGCTTCGAAGGCGGCCAACCCGCCGACCAGCTCGAGGCGTGGGTGAACGCGCTGGTCACCCAGCTTGGACCGCAGCTGCGGGGGTTGGACTCCGCGGGCAACGACGCCGGCACCGACACCGCTGAGCCGGATACCGACCCGCGCCTCGCCGCCGCCACCGCCGCGCTGCAGGGCGGGGACCTTGCCCAGGCTCGATCGCTTTACGACGCCATCTCTGCCGACCCCCAAGCCCCCACCGACCTGAAGGCCGCCGCGGCGCGCGGCAATGCCGCCGTGACGGTGGCGGAGCGTGTGGACGCCGCGGTCGCCGAGCGCGTGGGCGGGGCGTCCAGCTCAGGTACCGCGAAGAACCCTGCCGCGGAGACAGGCTCTGACGCCATGGCCGGCGCTGGCCTCGGCGCTAACCCTATTGCTGCGCTGGTGGGGGAGGCTGAGGCGGATAAGGGGAACGTCGAGAAGCAAATGCTCGCGGCGGACGTAGAAGTGCTATCCGGAGACCCGGAGGGCGCGTTCGCGCGGCTCCTGCCGCTGGTGAAGGCGGAGCCGGCCGCGAAGGCGCGGCTGCTGGAGCTGTTCACTCTGTTCGAGCCGGGCGACACCCGCGTGAAGGCGGCGCGCACCCAGCTCGCCAGCGCGCTGTTTTAG
- a CDS encoding F0F1 ATP synthase subunit gamma — protein sequence MATLRELRDRMSVNSTKKITKAQELIATSQITKAQQRVAAAKPYADELKDVMERLAAASSLDHPMLHERENGRVAAILVVTSDRGMAGGYNHNVLKKAAQLERMLTDAGYEVVRYVTGNKGVTHYRFRDMDIAGAWTGWSQQPAWETTHDVRRHMIDGFMAGSEGTTKWREGITGAEGQEVRGFDQVHVVYTEFVSMLSQEARVHQLLPIEPVLEEFEYENESMLTPHEGVAPDMAFEPDPDTLMDELLPVYVSRSLYSIFLESSASESASRRTAMKNATDNATELANNLSREANQARQAKITQEITEIIGGAGALSGSEESD from the coding sequence ATGGCAACGCTTCGCGAATTGCGCGACCGAATGTCCGTCAACTCCACGAAGAAGATCACCAAGGCCCAGGAGCTGATCGCGACTTCGCAGATCACCAAGGCCCAGCAGCGCGTCGCCGCGGCAAAGCCGTACGCGGACGAGCTGAAGGACGTCATGGAACGCCTCGCGGCTGCGAGTTCCCTCGACCACCCCATGCTCCACGAGCGTGAGAACGGCCGAGTCGCAGCAATCCTCGTGGTCACCTCTGACCGCGGTATGGCCGGCGGCTACAACCACAACGTGCTGAAAAAGGCTGCGCAGCTTGAGCGCATGCTTACCGACGCAGGGTATGAGGTTGTGCGGTACGTGACCGGTAACAAGGGTGTCACCCACTACCGGTTCCGCGACATGGACATCGCAGGTGCGTGGACCGGCTGGTCCCAGCAGCCGGCGTGGGAGACCACCCACGACGTGCGCCGCCACATGATCGACGGCTTCATGGCTGGCTCCGAGGGCACCACCAAGTGGCGCGAGGGCATCACCGGTGCCGAGGGCCAGGAAGTCCGCGGCTTCGACCAGGTGCACGTGGTGTACACCGAGTTCGTCTCCATGCTGTCGCAGGAGGCGCGTGTGCACCAGCTGCTGCCGATCGAGCCGGTGCTGGAAGAGTTCGAGTACGAAAACGAGAGCATGCTCACCCCGCACGAGGGCGTCGCGCCGGATATGGCTTTCGAGCCGGACCCGGACACCCTCATGGATGAGCTGCTTCCGGTGTACGTGTCCCGTTCGCTGTACTCCATCTTCTTGGAGTCTTCCGCATCGGAGTCCGCTTCCCGTCGTACGGCCATGAAGAACGCGACCGATAACGCGACCGAATTGGCAAACAACCTGTCTCGTGAGGCTAACCAAGCCCGTCAGGCAAAGATCACCCAGGAAATCACCGAGATTATCGGCGGCGCTGGCGCGCTGTCCGGTAGCGAAGAAAGTGACTAA
- a CDS encoding MTH1187 family thiamine-binding protein, whose protein sequence is MIAAFSVAPTVTEGANAEMSEAVARAVRVVRESGLPNETTAMFTTIEGEWDEVMDVIKRATEAVAEVSPRVSLVIKADIRPGYNDMLHQKMASLEKHLGGAGTDTDAKMSTNKAEA, encoded by the coding sequence ATGATTGCAGCATTTTCCGTCGCGCCGACGGTGACCGAGGGCGCGAACGCCGAGATGTCGGAGGCCGTCGCCCGCGCAGTGCGAGTGGTGCGCGAATCCGGCCTGCCCAATGAGACCACGGCCATGTTCACCACCATCGAGGGGGAGTGGGACGAGGTGATGGACGTGATCAAGCGCGCCACCGAGGCGGTGGCCGAGGTCTCCCCGCGGGTTTCCTTGGTCATCAAGGCGGACATTCGGCCCGGTTATAACGACATGCTGCACCAGAAGATGGCGTCGCTGGAGAAGCACCTCGGCGGCGCGGGCACTGACACAGACGCAAAGATGAGCACGAACAAGGCGGAGGCGTAG
- the atpA gene encoding F0F1 ATP synthase subunit alpha, with amino-acid sequence MLEESTESRKNMAELTISSDEIRSAIANYTSSYSAEASREEVGVVTSAADGIAQVSGLPGCMTNELLEFPNGVIGVAQNLETDSIGVVVLGNFESLHEGDKVKRTGEVLSVPVGENFLGRVINPLGQPIDGLGPIESNEERALELQAAGVLDRQPVEEPMQTGLKAIDAMTPIGRGQRQLIIGDRKTGKTAVCIDTILNQKAFWETGDPSKQVRCIYVAVGQKGSTIAGVRQTLEEAGALEYTTIVAAPASDSAGFKWLAPFTGAALGQHWMYQGKHVLVIYDDLTKQAEAYRAISLLLRRPPGREAYPGDVFYLHSRLLERAAKLNDELGAGSLTALPIIETKANDVGAFIPTNVISITDGQVFLQSDLFNQGVRPAIDVGISVSRVGGAAQTKGMKKVAGNLRLDLAAYRDLESFAAFASDLDAASKKQLERGQRLVELLKQPENSPQPVEFQIVSIWAANQGVFDPVPVEDVRRYERELQEQIRATAPEVYEQIAGGKALDEQSQAAILRVNEDFARTFQATSGERIVREPEAQALDSRQVSKNQLNVVARS; translated from the coding sequence ATGCTGGAAGAATCTACCGAGAGCAGGAAGAACATGGCGGAGCTGACGATCTCCTCCGATGAGATCCGTAGCGCGATAGCGAACTACACCTCGAGCTACTCCGCGGAGGCCTCCCGTGAGGAGGTCGGCGTGGTGACTTCGGCTGCAGATGGTATTGCCCAGGTTTCCGGGCTGCCAGGTTGCATGACGAACGAGCTGCTCGAGTTCCCGAACGGCGTCATCGGCGTCGCGCAGAACCTTGAGACCGACTCCATCGGTGTCGTGGTCCTAGGTAACTTCGAGTCCCTCCACGAGGGCGACAAAGTCAAGAGGACGGGCGAAGTCCTGTCCGTGCCGGTTGGGGAGAACTTCCTCGGCCGCGTGATCAACCCCCTGGGTCAGCCGATCGACGGCCTCGGCCCGATCGAGTCCAACGAAGAGCGTGCCCTGGAACTCCAGGCCGCCGGCGTGCTCGACCGCCAGCCGGTCGAGGAGCCGATGCAGACGGGCCTCAAGGCTATCGACGCCATGACCCCGATCGGCCGCGGCCAGCGCCAGCTGATCATTGGTGACCGCAAGACCGGCAAGACCGCAGTCTGCATCGACACCATCCTGAACCAGAAGGCGTTCTGGGAGACCGGTGACCCGTCGAAGCAGGTGCGCTGCATCTACGTCGCCGTGGGTCAGAAGGGCTCCACCATCGCAGGTGTGCGCCAGACCCTCGAGGAGGCAGGCGCCCTGGAGTACACCACCATCGTGGCGGCTCCGGCATCCGACTCCGCAGGTTTCAAGTGGCTCGCACCGTTCACCGGCGCCGCCCTTGGCCAGCACTGGATGTACCAGGGCAAGCACGTCCTGGTTATCTACGATGACCTGACCAAGCAGGCTGAGGCCTACCGTGCGATCTCCCTGCTGCTGCGCCGCCCGCCGGGCCGCGAGGCTTACCCGGGTGACGTGTTCTACCTGCACTCCCGCCTCCTGGAGCGCGCCGCCAAGCTTAACGACGAGCTGGGCGCCGGCTCCCTGACCGCGCTGCCGATCATCGAGACCAAGGCGAACGACGTCGGTGCCTTCATTCCGACCAACGTCATCTCGATCACCGACGGCCAGGTCTTCCTCCAGTCCGACCTCTTCAACCAGGGTGTCCGCCCGGCTATCGACGTGGGTATCTCCGTGTCCCGTGTTGGTGGTGCCGCACAGACCAAGGGCATGAAGAAGGTTGCCGGTAACCTGCGTCTGGACCTGGCCGCATACCGCGACCTCGAATCCTTCGCAGCCTTTGCGTCCGACCTCGATGCTGCTTCCAAGAAGCAGCTTGAGCGCGGCCAGCGCCTCGTCGAGCTGCTCAAGCAGCCCGAGAACTCCCCGCAGCCGGTTGAGTTCCAGATCGTCTCCATCTGGGCAGCCAACCAGGGCGTCTTCGATCCCGTTCCCGTCGAGGACGTGCGTCGCTACGAGCGCGAGCTGCAGGAGCAGATCCGTGCCACCGCACCTGAGGTGTACGAGCAGATTGCCGGCGGCAAGGCGCTCGACGAGCAGTCCCAGGCTGCAATCCTGCGCGTAAACGAGGACTTCGCCCGCACCTTCCAGGCAACGTCTGGCGAGCGCATCGTGCGCGAGCCGGAGGCACAGGCGCTGGATTCCCGCCAGGTGTCCAAGAACCAGCTCAACGTCGTCGCCCGCTCCTAA
- a CDS encoding NUDIX hydrolase — protein MSADAGDAIDVTETRGFGGARLSATVILMRDGADGIEVWMQERVLSMPNYPGITVFPGGGVDTRDFPGRSWDDGELWTGRSGISLARQLGLTKYKAHAIMFAAVRELFEETGIFMAVDHYGNLLDDASIYHEHRLALESHTLSLTDVLQHNDLQVSGDLLLPFGRWIGQSERGTWFDTFSFLAANPEGQEPDGNTGEADDANWFPPSLLIEGWRHGLVRFAPSTWCQLKELAEHDTVAAALKAADGRTIAPIIGDPVDEEHMEEYFHRAPKDRIGRHL, from the coding sequence GTGTCGGCCGACGCGGGCGATGCCATCGACGTCACCGAGACCCGCGGCTTCGGTGGCGCGCGACTGTCCGCCACCGTGATCCTCATGCGCGACGGCGCGGACGGCATCGAGGTGTGGATGCAGGAGCGTGTGCTGTCCATGCCCAACTACCCCGGCATCACCGTGTTCCCCGGCGGCGGCGTGGACACCCGCGACTTCCCGGGCCGCTCGTGGGACGACGGCGAGCTGTGGACGGGCCGCTCCGGCATCTCGTTGGCCCGCCAGCTGGGGCTGACCAAATATAAGGCGCACGCCATCATGTTCGCCGCGGTACGGGAGCTGTTCGAGGAAACCGGCATCTTCATGGCGGTTGACCACTACGGCAACCTGTTGGACGACGCGAGCATCTACCACGAGCACCGCCTGGCACTTGAGTCCCACACGCTCTCGCTCACAGACGTGCTCCAGCACAACGACCTGCAGGTTAGCGGCGACCTGCTTTTGCCGTTCGGCCGCTGGATCGGCCAATCGGAGCGCGGCACCTGGTTCGACACTTTCAGCTTCCTCGCCGCCAACCCGGAGGGCCAAGAACCGGACGGCAACACTGGCGAGGCGGACGACGCAAACTGGTTCCCGCCGAGCCTCCTCATCGAGGGCTGGCGCCACGGCCTAGTTCGCTTCGCCCCGTCCACCTGGTGCCAGCTCAAGGAGCTCGCGGAGCACGACACCGTCGCAGCCGCGCTCAAGGCCGCGGACGGGCGCACCATCGCCCCGATCATCGGCGACCCGGTGGATGAGGAACACATGGAGGAATATTTTCACCGCGCCCCGAAAGACCGGATTGGGCGACATCTGTGA
- a CDS encoding ABC transporter ATP-binding protein: protein MNTEKIAEPTTDEDLLIDFQGVSFIRGGKTLVGPVDWQVELDERWVIIGPNGAGKTTLIRMASAQEFPSSGVAFVLGERVGRTDMRDLRASIGLTSSALAGRVPDDEKVGDLVVSAGYAIVGRWREEYDETDYEQAVEVLEQVGAMHLVDRTWGTLSDGEKKRVLVARAVMTNPELLILDEPAAGMDLGGREDLIAYLGDLALDPDAPAIVMITHHLEEIPYGFTHAMLLDEGSVVAQGLIEDVLTSENVTKAYHQPIEVSYDDGRFTARRARAKRSGAHRR from the coding sequence GTGAATACGGAAAAGATCGCGGAGCCGACCACGGACGAAGACCTGTTGATTGACTTCCAGGGGGTTTCCTTCATCCGGGGAGGGAAAACCCTGGTGGGGCCGGTGGACTGGCAGGTGGAGCTGGATGAGCGCTGGGTGATCATCGGCCCGAACGGAGCCGGCAAGACCACGCTGATTCGGATGGCGTCGGCGCAGGAGTTTCCGTCCTCAGGCGTGGCGTTTGTGCTGGGGGAGCGCGTGGGCCGCACCGACATGCGCGACCTGCGCGCCTCCATCGGCCTGACCTCTTCGGCGCTTGCGGGGCGCGTGCCTGACGACGAAAAGGTGGGCGACCTTGTCGTCTCCGCCGGGTACGCGATTGTGGGCCGCTGGCGCGAGGAGTACGACGAGACCGATTATGAGCAGGCTGTCGAGGTGCTTGAGCAGGTTGGCGCCATGCACCTGGTGGACCGGACTTGGGGCACGCTTTCCGACGGCGAGAAGAAGCGCGTCCTTGTCGCCCGCGCCGTGATGACCAATCCGGAGCTGTTGATTCTGGATGAGCCGGCCGCGGGCATGGACCTCGGCGGGCGCGAGGACCTGATCGCCTACCTGGGGGACCTGGCGCTGGATCCGGATGCACCGGCGATTGTGATGATCACGCACCACCTGGAGGAGATTCCCTACGGCTTTACGCACGCAATGCTTCTCGACGAAGGCTCCGTGGTGGCGCAAGGGTTGATCGAGGACGTGCTGACCTCGGAGAACGTGACCAAGGCGTACCACCAGCCGATTGAGGTGAGCTACGACGACGGCCGCTTCACCGCCCGCCGCGCCCGCGCCAAGCGTTCCGGCGCGCACCGGAGGTAG
- a CDS encoding DUF2550 domain-containing protein has protein sequence MEIVGYLLVLLCALAGFAGVWRFTMFRDAGAQGLVRSLPAEGVHGWRHGVVRYVGEEARFYKLRSLSFNYDRAIDRRQVTFNGMREVTEAEREIMPDVESVLQLSGPEGDFEFAGSRPVEMALISWVESAPDSRTQREDMNALAERANRGTAARSART, from the coding sequence ATGGAGATTGTCGGCTACCTGCTTGTGTTGTTGTGCGCGCTCGCTGGTTTCGCGGGCGTGTGGCGGTTCACGATGTTCCGCGACGCGGGGGCGCAGGGGCTGGTGCGCAGTTTGCCTGCTGAGGGGGTGCACGGCTGGCGCCACGGGGTGGTGCGCTACGTGGGAGAAGAGGCGCGGTTTTACAAGCTGCGCTCGCTGTCGTTCAACTATGACCGGGCGATTGACCGCCGCCAGGTCACCTTCAACGGGATGCGCGAGGTGACGGAGGCGGAGCGCGAGATCATGCCGGATGTCGAGTCTGTGCTGCAGCTCAGCGGCCCGGAGGGGGATTTCGAGTTCGCGGGGTCGCGGCCGGTGGAGATGGCCCTGATTTCTTGGGTGGAGTCGGCGCCGGACAGCCGCACGCAGCGCGAGGACATGAACGCGCTGGCGGAGCGGGCGAACCGGGGGACAGCCGCACGCAGCGCGAGGACATGA
- the atpD gene encoding F0F1 ATP synthase subunit beta: MTTAHNFAERNDEAAGEATTQAEVQVAEARVENTQNPRGSENGRVVRVIGAVVDVEFPRGELPALYNALEVHIDLGEMSRDIIFEVAQFLGDNLVRTIAMAPTDGLVRGAQVTDSGNPISVPVGDQVKGHVFNALGQCLDDPSVGQDGERWGIHREPPAFKDLEGKTEILETGIKVIDLLTPYVKGGKIGLFGGAGVGKTVLIQEMITRIAREFSGTSVFAGVGERTREGTDLFLEMEDMGVLPDTALVFGQMDEPPGVRMRVALSGLTMAEYFRDVQNQDVLLFIDNIFRFTQAGSEVSTLLGRMPSAVGYQPTLADEMGVLQERITSTKGRSITSLQAVYVPADDYTDPAPATTFAHLDATTELSRSIASKGIYPAVDPLTSTSRILEPGIVGERHYEVAQKVIAILQKNKELQDIIAILGMDELSEEDKITVMRARKIQRFLGQNFFVAKKFTGDEGSYVPLEETIEAFDKLASGEFDAYPEQAFNNLGGLDDVEAAYKKLQEA; encoded by the coding sequence ATGACTACTGCTCACAACTTTGCTGAGCGCAACGATGAGGCGGCGGGCGAGGCCACGACTCAGGCTGAGGTCCAGGTCGCTGAGGCACGCGTCGAGAACACTCAGAACCCGCGCGGTTCTGAGAACGGCCGCGTCGTCCGCGTCATCGGTGCAGTCGTCGACGTGGAGTTCCCGCGCGGCGAGCTGCCTGCGCTCTACAACGCACTCGAGGTCCACATCGACCTCGGCGAAATGTCCCGCGACATCATTTTCGAGGTTGCCCAGTTCCTGGGCGACAACCTCGTGCGCACCATCGCCATGGCGCCGACCGACGGCCTTGTCCGCGGCGCACAGGTGACGGACTCCGGCAACCCGATCTCCGTGCCGGTGGGCGACCAGGTGAAGGGCCACGTGTTCAACGCACTGGGCCAGTGCCTGGACGACCCGTCGGTGGGCCAGGACGGCGAGCGCTGGGGTATCCACCGCGAGCCGCCGGCGTTCAAGGACCTCGAGGGTAAGACCGAGATCCTTGAGACCGGTATTAAGGTCATCGACCTGCTCACCCCGTACGTGAAGGGCGGCAAGATCGGCCTCTTCGGCGGTGCTGGTGTGGGTAAGACCGTGCTCATCCAGGAGATGATTACGCGTATCGCGCGTGAGTTCTCCGGTACCTCCGTGTTCGCCGGCGTGGGCGAGCGCACCCGTGAAGGTACGGACCTGTTCCTGGAGATGGAGGACATGGGCGTGCTGCCCGATACCGCCCTCGTCTTCGGCCAGATGGATGAGCCGCCAGGAGTCCGTATGCGCGTGGCCCTGTCCGGCCTGACCATGGCGGAGTACTTCCGCGATGTGCAGAACCAGGACGTGCTGCTGTTCATCGACAACATCTTCCGTTTCACCCAGGCTGGTTCTGAGGTGTCGACCCTGCTGGGCCGCATGCCTTCCGCCGTGGGTTACCAGCCGACGCTGGCAGACGAGATGGGTGTGCTGCAGGAGCGCATTACCTCCACCAAGGGCCGCTCCATTACCTCCCTGCAGGCCGTGTACGTGCCGGCGGATGACTACACCGACCCGGCACCGGCGACCACCTTCGCCCACCTGGATGCAACCACCGAGCTCTCCCGTTCCATCGCCTCCAAGGGTATTTACCCGGCTGTGGACCCGCTGACCTCGACCTCCCGCATCCTGGAGCCGGGCATCGTGGGCGAGCGCCACTACGAGGTTGCTCAGAAGGTCATCGCCATCCTGCAGAAGAACAAGGAGCTGCAGGACATCATCGCCATCCTCGGTATGGATGAGCTGTCCGAAGAGGACAAGATCACCGTTATGCGCGCACGTAAGATCCAGCGCTTCCTGGGCCAGAACTTCTTCGTTGCAAAGAAGTTCACGGGCGACGAGGGCTCCTACGTGCCGCTCGAGGAGACCATCGAGGCCTTCGACAAGCTGGCCTCCGGCGAGTTCGACGCCTACCCGGAGCAGGCGTTCAACAACCTCGGCGGTCTCGACGATGTCGAGGCGGCTTACAAGAAGCTGCAGGAAGCGTAG
- a CDS encoding F0F1 ATP synthase subunit epsilon, whose protein sequence is MAELTAQLVAVDRMLWNGQASIVTAQTTEGEIGILPGHEPFLGQLKDNGVVTIRPLDGDRIVAAVQGGFLAVQGDRVTVLADYAVFASEVDSAAAESGLNDEDEVTKARSEAELAAVRRASK, encoded by the coding sequence ATGGCTGAACTTACCGCTCAACTGGTTGCGGTTGACCGCATGCTCTGGAATGGCCAGGCAAGCATTGTCACCGCGCAGACCACCGAAGGTGAGATCGGCATCCTGCCCGGTCACGAGCCGTTCCTTGGCCAGCTCAAGGACAATGGTGTGGTGACCATCCGCCCGCTCGACGGCGACCGCATTGTCGCCGCCGTGCAGGGTGGGTTCCTTGCAGTGCAGGGCGACCGCGTCACGGTCCTCGCGGACTACGCGGTCTTCGCCAGCGAGGTCGATTCCGCTGCTGCGGAGAGCGGCCTGAACGACGAGGACGAGGTGACCAAAGCACGCTCCGAAGCTGAGCTTGCCGCGGTGCGCCGCGCCTCCAAGTAG
- the nucS gene encoding endonuclease NucS has product MRLVIARCSVDYVGRLDAHLPEALRLILVKADGSVSIHADDRAYKPLNWMTPPCTVREERVVDIDGSDTGEQLWIVENPKGEQLRISIAEVLSDESFELGADPGLVKDGVEAHLQELLAEHIAVLGDGYTLVRREYPTAIGPVDLLARDATGVTVAVEVKRRGGIDGVEQLSRYVELLNRDELLRPVVGVFAAQEIKPQARTLAQDRGFRCVTLDYDALRGIESNELRLF; this is encoded by the coding sequence ATGCGCCTTGTCATCGCCCGTTGCTCTGTGGATTACGTCGGCAGGCTGGATGCCCACCTGCCGGAGGCGCTGCGCCTCATCCTGGTCAAGGCGGACGGCTCGGTGTCCATCCACGCGGATGACCGCGCCTACAAGCCGCTGAACTGGATGACACCGCCGTGCACCGTGCGCGAGGAGCGCGTGGTGGACATCGACGGCTCTGACACGGGCGAGCAGCTCTGGATCGTGGAGAATCCGAAGGGGGAGCAGCTGCGGATCAGTATCGCCGAGGTGCTTTCCGACGAAAGTTTCGAACTCGGCGCCGACCCTGGCCTGGTCAAAGACGGGGTGGAGGCGCACCTGCAGGAACTGTTGGCCGAGCACATCGCGGTGCTTGGCGACGGCTACACCCTGGTCCGCCGCGAATACCCGACGGCGATTGGTCCGGTGGACCTCTTGGCGCGGGACGCAACCGGGGTGACGGTGGCCGTGGAGGTGAAGCGCCGCGGCGGCATCGACGGCGTGGAACAGCTTTCCCGTTATGTGGAGCTGCTGAACCGCGACGAGTTGCTGCGGCCCGTGGTGGGTGTGTTCGCCGCGCAAGAGATCAAGCCGCAGGCGCGCACCCTGGCTCAGGACCGGGGTTTCCGCTGCGTGACCTTGGATTATGATGCCCTGCGCGGCATCGAGTCCAACGAATTGCGGTTGTTCTAG
- a CDS encoding SAM-dependent methyltransferase, translating to MSFTLEEVAFLAANAERIAAVAPEIALTKQTVFADRALLERKFGPEYARAVSVLVAAQRVSVGKHPSSWLTDYDAAQQATPRAVADVRARHVAAAGAQWVHDVTCSVGSEAPAFAAAGVGWLGSDLDRSRLAMARHNLGPDAWLACADALAPVSAAPVVVADPARRADGRRITDPAKLIPPLPDFLAAHAGRELAVKCAPGIDYSEWEGLVSVVSLDGGVKEACLYTPGIAGRGREAVVLRSDGFEERCLSTDPDSAPVAEPGPFIVEPDGAIVRAGLVRQWAARHGLWMLDEHIAFLSGDAVPAGYSGFPFIEAVPLKRLKAALSAHGAGSVEILVRGVDVDPDKLRPKLKLKKGGRPMAVVIARIGDAAVAHVCGARVHVPAGAG from the coding sequence GTGAGTTTCACCCTGGAAGAGGTCGCGTTCCTCGCCGCCAACGCGGAGCGCATCGCGGCCGTTGCGCCGGAGATCGCGCTGACCAAGCAGACGGTGTTCGCGGACCGGGCGCTCCTCGAGCGGAAATTCGGCCCGGAGTACGCCAGGGCGGTGTCGGTGTTGGTGGCGGCGCAGCGGGTGAGCGTCGGCAAGCATCCGAGCTCCTGGCTCACGGATTATGACGCCGCGCAGCAGGCCACCCCGCGCGCGGTGGCGGATGTGCGGGCGCGGCACGTGGCGGCGGCGGGCGCGCAGTGGGTGCATGACGTGACATGCTCCGTCGGTTCGGAGGCGCCGGCGTTTGCGGCGGCCGGTGTGGGCTGGCTGGGCTCGGACCTGGACCGCTCGAGGCTGGCGATGGCGCGCCACAACCTCGGCCCCGATGCCTGGCTGGCCTGCGCCGATGCCCTTGCCCCGGTGTCAGCGGCGCCGGTGGTGGTGGCGGACCCGGCCCGGCGTGCGGACGGCCGCCGCATCACCGACCCCGCGAAGCTGATCCCGCCGCTGCCTGACTTCCTGGCGGCGCACGCGGGGCGCGAGCTGGCGGTGAAGTGCGCGCCGGGCATTGACTACAGCGAGTGGGAGGGCCTGGTCAGTGTCGTTTCCCTCGACGGCGGGGTGAAGGAGGCCTGCCTGTACACCCCCGGCATCGCGGGCCGCGGGCGGGAGGCCGTGGTGTTGCGCTCGGATGGGTTCGAGGAGCGTTGCTTATCGACGGATCCGGACAGCGCACCCGTCGCCGAACCCGGCCCGTTCATCGTGGAGCCCGACGGGGCCATCGTGCGCGCAGGGCTGGTGCGGCAGTGGGCGGCGCGGCACGGGCTGTGGATGCTGGATGAGCACATCGCGTTCCTGAGCGGCGACGCGGTGCCGGCGGGCTACAGCGGTTTCCCGTTTATTGAGGCGGTGCCGCTGAAGCGGTTGAAGGCGGCGCTGAGCGCGCACGGGGCGGGCAGCGTGGAGATCCTCGTGCGCGGTGTGGACGTGGACCCGGACAAGCTGCGTCCGAAGCTGAAGCTGAAGAAGGGCGGCAGGCCGATGGCGGTGGTGATCGCCCGCATCGGCGACGCCGCGGTGGCGCACGTGTGCGGGGCCCGGGTGCACGTGCCAGCGGGGGCGGGGTAG